Proteins encoded in a region of the Candidatus Moanabacter tarae genome:
- the mutS gene encoding DNA mismatch repair protein MutS has product MMEQYLKIRRGLPPDTLLFFRLGDFYEIFQDDAKEGAPILGITLTQRNGMPMAGVPYHAADSYVNKLLAAGKKVAICDQVESPKPGKIVKRALTRILTPGTALEDHQIESNRNHFLLALNFDRSKLLAAWLDLTTGEFQIAEEENPDNLMSVFTSIDPREIITPEFGRQEWRKNDKLNLWLEQFDRFCDGRPLSEISDFHFDRDTGRQTVTDALGVLNLEGFGIYDDHPALGSAGALVCYATESLCAKPKNLGKIKEYRSSNSLLLDPATIRNLEIFQSAQNTTKGSLLVAMDRTVTAAGARLLENFLSEPKLDLVEMKRRQQCVGEFLKAPQCVSELQEYLKCIRDLPRVIGRMQNRLNNPRELGSVRDTLQQIPLISRVLNQFSGTVIHNLSEQVRDFPKMRELLQRSLEDELPSQLQDGGYIRNGYNLKLDELRRLNRENKAWISQLEQEEQKRTGIKNLRIRYNHAFGYFFEVSKSNLHLVPDNYVRRQTMTNAERFYTEALKEKEQEILHSDEKAIKLEESLFFDIAANILAEANYLLIAANALAEIDLYLGWSKIAREWDYCCPILDDGNCIEIEEGRHPVVEQTMKGKRFGLAGTHAFVPNDAKLESTEEQIVLITGPNMAGKSTFIRQVALITLMAQVGSWIPAKKCRIGLVDRIFSRVGASDELARGNSTFMVEMNETANILNNATDRTLIILDEIGRGTSTYDGLSIAWAVVEHLHGKGPRGPRTLFATHYHELTQLEKLLPRVRNSCVAVKEWNDEIIFVRQVVNGSSDRSYGIQVARLAGLPSSVIERAKIILDKLEADDSSHNLLRKRMKKIKASRENDGEPGQLDLF; this is encoded by the coding sequence ATGATGGAGCAGTACCTAAAGATACGTCGAGGACTGCCCCCTGATACACTGCTGTTTTTTCGCTTGGGCGACTTTTACGAAATCTTCCAGGATGATGCTAAAGAAGGAGCACCAATTCTTGGAATCACTCTGACTCAAAGGAACGGAATGCCGATGGCGGGCGTCCCATACCATGCTGCTGATAGTTATGTTAACAAACTCCTCGCTGCGGGTAAAAAAGTGGCAATCTGCGACCAGGTTGAGTCTCCCAAGCCAGGGAAAATTGTTAAAAGGGCACTCACGCGAATCCTCACTCCTGGAACTGCTCTAGAAGACCATCAGATCGAATCAAACAGAAATCATTTCCTCCTCGCTCTTAACTTTGATAGGTCGAAGCTACTGGCAGCTTGGCTAGATCTAACAACCGGGGAGTTCCAAATTGCTGAGGAAGAAAATCCTGATAACCTCATGTCGGTTTTCACCAGTATCGATCCTCGTGAAATCATTACTCCAGAATTTGGTCGCCAGGAATGGCGTAAAAACGATAAACTCAATTTATGGCTGGAACAATTTGACCGATTCTGTGATGGCCGACCTCTTTCCGAGATATCAGATTTTCATTTTGATCGCGACACCGGAAGGCAGACGGTCACAGATGCTTTAGGAGTACTGAATCTCGAAGGATTTGGCATCTATGATGATCATCCTGCTCTGGGCTCAGCCGGCGCCCTCGTCTGTTACGCCACTGAAAGCCTTTGCGCTAAACCGAAAAACTTGGGAAAGATAAAGGAATATCGAAGTTCGAACAGTCTCCTTCTTGACCCAGCGACTATTAGAAATCTCGAGATCTTTCAATCCGCCCAAAACACTACAAAAGGTTCCCTTTTAGTTGCTATGGACCGCACTGTGACAGCAGCGGGAGCACGCCTCCTGGAGAATTTTCTCTCCGAACCCAAGCTCGACCTCGTGGAAATGAAAAGGCGACAGCAATGCGTTGGAGAATTCCTTAAAGCTCCCCAGTGCGTATCTGAACTTCAAGAGTACCTGAAGTGTATTCGAGACCTTCCGCGGGTTATCGGACGAATGCAGAACCGACTCAACAACCCCCGAGAGCTTGGAAGCGTACGTGATACCCTTCAACAAATTCCTCTCATTTCACGAGTTCTCAATCAATTTTCGGGAACGGTTATTCACAATCTCTCAGAGCAGGTACGGGATTTCCCAAAGATGCGGGAGCTCCTTCAACGCTCTCTCGAAGATGAACTCCCCAGCCAGCTCCAGGATGGTGGATACATCCGAAATGGATATAACTTAAAGCTAGATGAGTTACGAAGACTCAACCGGGAAAACAAAGCTTGGATTTCACAATTGGAGCAAGAAGAACAAAAACGAACTGGGATCAAAAATCTCCGGATCCGTTACAACCACGCTTTCGGATACTTCTTCGAAGTCTCAAAGTCCAACCTGCATCTTGTACCCGACAACTATGTCCGTCGGCAAACCATGACCAATGCTGAACGATTTTACACTGAAGCACTCAAGGAGAAAGAGCAGGAAATCCTCCATTCTGACGAGAAAGCCATTAAACTTGAAGAATCCCTCTTCTTCGATATAGCCGCGAATATTCTAGCAGAAGCCAATTATCTTCTTATTGCGGCTAATGCCCTTGCCGAAATTGATCTTTATCTTGGTTGGTCCAAAATTGCACGAGAGTGGGACTACTGCTGCCCTATTCTGGATGACGGAAATTGTATCGAAATCGAGGAAGGGCGTCATCCCGTAGTGGAACAAACAATGAAAGGGAAACGTTTCGGACTCGCTGGAACCCATGCTTTTGTTCCTAACGACGCGAAATTAGAATCCACGGAGGAACAGATCGTCCTCATAACCGGCCCCAATATGGCTGGGAAATCAACCTTCATCCGCCAAGTTGCACTAATCACGCTCATGGCCCAAGTTGGTTCCTGGATTCCCGCCAAAAAATGTCGGATTGGACTCGTAGATCGGATCTTCTCTCGGGTCGGAGCATCCGATGAACTTGCCCGTGGAAATTCGACGTTCATGGTGGAAATGAACGAGACTGCCAACATCCTTAATAACGCGACCGATCGTACGCTTATCATTCTCGACGAAATCGGTCGAGGCACCAGCACGTACGATGGTCTTAGCATCGCTTGGGCAGTCGTCGAACACCTCCACGGGAAAGGGCCACGCGGTCCACGCACCCTCTTCGCGACGCACTACCATGAATTGACTCAACTTGAGAAGCTCCTCCCCAGAGTACGCAACTCCTGCGTAGCCGTAAAAGAGTGGAACGACGAAATCATCTTTGTCCGTCAAGTGGTCAATGGGTCATCCGACAGAAGCTACGGAATTCAGGTCGCCCGCCTCGCTGGTCTACCTAGTAGCGTAATTGAGAGAGCCAAGATCATCCTCGACAAACTCGAAGCCGACGACTCTAGCCATAATCTCCTGCGCAAACGGATGAAAAAAATCAAAGCATCCAGAGAAAACGATGGAGAACCGGGTCAGCTCGATCTATTTTAA
- the dgoD_11 gene encoding D-galactonate dehydratase, with amino-acid sequence MKVTEIKTFLIHPGAAKNWLFVRVETDQGFHGWGEAYTQSDRDRTIEVHLHQLGRYLVGRNPFDIKHFTYVAYTDFASKRGSMDLFSAISAIEQALWDIVGKALNQPIYNLLGGPCRKRIKVYANGWGSWYDPEKPLQHLGDRASALVDRGFTALKFDPFPGPWRAFISRDDEEVALERLKVVREAVGPKVEILVEVHRRLSPSHAIRVARMMEAYNPYWYEEPVSARDIDGLVEAKRDIKIPVVTGEELYTKTEFRPVFEKRATDIINPDVCNCGGILELREIAAMAESYHISVSPHNYNSTTIGLAATLQASAGMPNFLITEFFVNFEPISREISVVPFEVESGYIELPAGPGLGIDLDESAMERHPYKEFDTRSLITPDKEVH; translated from the coding sequence ATGAAAGTCACCGAAATCAAGACCTTTTTGATACACCCTGGTGCAGCCAAAAACTGGCTCTTCGTCCGGGTTGAAACTGACCAAGGCTTTCATGGATGGGGAGAAGCCTACACCCAATCCGATCGCGATCGAACGATCGAAGTCCATCTGCATCAGCTGGGGAGATATCTGGTTGGAAGAAACCCTTTTGACATAAAGCATTTCACCTACGTTGCCTACACCGATTTCGCTAGCAAACGAGGATCGATGGATCTTTTCAGCGCCATTAGCGCTATCGAGCAGGCTCTATGGGATATTGTGGGCAAAGCCCTTAATCAACCTATATACAATCTCCTTGGAGGACCATGTCGTAAACGGATTAAGGTATATGCCAATGGATGGGGTAGTTGGTATGATCCTGAAAAGCCCCTCCAACATCTTGGAGACCGTGCTTCTGCCTTAGTCGACAGAGGATTCACAGCTCTCAAGTTCGACCCGTTTCCAGGACCCTGGCGCGCCTTTATCAGTCGCGATGATGAGGAAGTCGCCTTGGAACGGCTAAAAGTGGTGCGCGAAGCCGTCGGACCCAAAGTCGAAATCTTAGTAGAGGTCCATCGGCGTCTCTCACCCTCACATGCAATTCGAGTAGCTCGAATGATGGAAGCCTATAATCCTTATTGGTATGAGGAGCCGGTCTCGGCGCGAGATATCGATGGTCTCGTTGAAGCTAAGCGAGACATCAAGATTCCGGTGGTCACTGGAGAGGAACTTTACACCAAAACCGAGTTCCGTCCAGTATTTGAAAAACGCGCCACAGATATTATCAACCCAGATGTTTGCAACTGCGGCGGTATTCTTGAACTGAGGGAAATCGCCGCTATGGCCGAGTCTTATCATATCTCCGTTTCGCCTCACAACTATAACAGCACCACTATCGGCCTTGCTGCTACCCTTCAAGCCTCTGCCGGTATGCCTAATTTCCTCATTACTGAATTCTTCGTTAATTTCGAACCAATCAGTCGGGAGATCTCTGTGGTTCCGTTTGAAGTTGAGTCCGGTTACATCGAACTCCCCGCTGGTCCTGGACTCGGAATCGACCTCGATGAATCAGCCATGGAGAGACACCCCTATAAAGAATTCGATACACGTAGCCTGATAACACCAGATAAAGAAGTGCATTAA
- the betC_4 gene encoding Choline-sulfatase gives MRAIMVMFDSLNRHMLPPYGCDWTHTPNFRRLADRCVTFDNSYISSMPCMPARRELHTGRPNFLHRSWGPLEPFDDSVPQMLHQNGTSSHLISDHYHYWETGGANYHAQYSTWQFKRGQEGDPWMGQVAEPVIPDAEGQNAVDDVWHRQDRINRGFMREVSEQPQSKTFAAGLEFIRRNYRDDNWFLQIETFDPHEPFFTQRVFQDLYPDLFPEGKAPLFDWPKYEEVKESTDLVKQCRGHYAALLSMCDASLGKILDTMDKLDLWKDTMLIVWTDHGFLLSEHGWWGKGRMPWFNHLANTPFFVWDPRNGKAGERRQSLVQPAIDLGPTLLDFFGLELTSEMRGSNLKDVIESDTSVRNAAIFGTHGGHVNVTDGKFVYMRSAVSPENTPLYNYTLMPAHMREMFRPEELQEVELTGPLPFSKGCRVMKIPTRGDMPNWDQHTFGTRLYDLKEDPYQSTPITNSTSEARMIEHLGQLMQYYDAPEEQFERLGL, from the coding sequence ATGCGTGCGATAATGGTCATGTTTGACTCTCTTAACCGCCACATGCTGCCACCATATGGGTGCGACTGGACCCATACCCCTAACTTCCGGCGTCTGGCAGACCGATGTGTAACTTTCGACAATAGTTATATTAGTTCTATGCCCTGCATGCCTGCCCGAAGAGAACTCCATACCGGGCGTCCCAATTTTCTCCATCGATCCTGGGGCCCATTGGAGCCTTTTGATGACTCTGTTCCCCAAATGCTCCACCAAAATGGAACATCGAGTCATCTAATCAGTGATCACTACCATTACTGGGAAACAGGAGGCGCTAACTATCATGCCCAGTACAGCACCTGGCAGTTCAAACGAGGACAGGAGGGGGATCCCTGGATGGGACAAGTGGCCGAGCCTGTCATACCTGACGCCGAGGGACAAAACGCAGTCGATGATGTCTGGCATCGTCAGGATCGAATAAACCGTGGGTTTATGAGGGAGGTTTCTGAACAACCGCAGAGCAAGACCTTTGCGGCCGGGCTTGAATTTATTCGACGCAACTATCGTGATGACAATTGGTTCCTTCAGATCGAGACCTTCGATCCTCACGAACCTTTCTTCACCCAACGGGTATTTCAAGACCTTTACCCGGACCTTTTCCCAGAAGGCAAAGCTCCCCTATTCGATTGGCCAAAATACGAAGAGGTTAAGGAGTCGACTGATCTTGTGAAGCAGTGTCGCGGTCACTATGCTGCTCTACTCAGCATGTGCGATGCAAGCCTTGGAAAAATTCTAGACACCATGGACAAACTTGATCTCTGGAAGGATACCATGCTCATAGTCTGGACCGACCACGGATTCCTCTTGAGTGAGCACGGTTGGTGGGGCAAGGGCCGCATGCCATGGTTCAATCATCTCGCTAATACACCTTTCTTCGTTTGGGATCCCCGTAACGGGAAGGCCGGAGAACGGCGCCAGTCCCTCGTTCAACCAGCTATTGATCTAGGACCTACTCTTCTCGATTTTTTCGGCCTTGAGCTAACAAGCGAGATGCGAGGTTCTAACCTCAAAGATGTGATCGAATCAGACACATCCGTTCGGAACGCCGCCATCTTTGGGACCCATGGTGGTCATGTAAACGTAACCGATGGTAAATTCGTCTATATGCGATCGGCCGTTAGTCCAGAAAACACTCCGCTCTACAACTACACTCTGATGCCCGCCCACATGCGTGAAATGTTCAGACCAGAAGAATTGCAGGAAGTTGAACTAACCGGCCCTCTGCCCTTCTCCAAAGGCTGTCGGGTTATGAAGATCCCTACACGGGGTGACATGCCTAATTGGGATCAGCATACTTTTGGTACCCGCCTCTACGACCTAAAAGAAGACCCCTACCAGAGTACGCCCATCACCAACTCGACCTCCGAAGCCAGAATGATAGAACACCTCGGACAACTTATGCAGTACTATGACGCCCCTGAAGAACAATTTGAACGGCTGGGGCTTTAG
- a CDS encoding Arylsulfatase, which produces MSEAQPNILLISTDHWPAALLGTAGHPAIQTPTLDQLARNGIRFTNCYAECPVCIPARRTLMTGTSPRIHGDRVFKENLSMPELPTMAQTFREAGYQATAVGKLHVYPQRNRIGFDDVILDEEGRTQYGVTDDYETYLGNTGYVGQHFLHGMGNNEYTTRAWHLPEETHVTNWATRMMARAIKRRDPTRPGFWFLSYRHPHPPLVPLATYLDLYRDIELDDPFVGNWAQSSTLPFPLQAKTAQTRDVELNNTVRTKMARRAFYALCTHIDHSIRIIIGTLREEGLLDNSIICFTSDHGDMLGNHMMWAKRLFYQWSANIPMILLGRAGDDRVPSNCIDHRLVGWQDVMPTLLDLAGIKIPDTVEGISMLGEKKRAFIYGEVGEDDHACRMIREGQFKLVYYPVGNHLQLFDLQTDPNELNDLASTKKHPEILASLTRRLVAQLYGDDKSWFHDGKLIGKQDKTFQPSSNRDLTSQRGHHFPSPPKTDISQIRWN; this is translated from the coding sequence ATGAGCGAAGCCCAACCCAATATTCTACTGATATCAACCGACCATTGGCCAGCTGCACTCCTGGGAACGGCAGGTCACCCAGCGATACAAACCCCAACATTGGATCAGTTGGCACGGAATGGGATTCGCTTCACGAACTGTTATGCTGAATGTCCTGTCTGCATTCCAGCTCGCCGAACTCTTATGACCGGTACTAGTCCACGTATTCATGGAGACCGCGTCTTCAAGGAAAATCTATCAATGCCCGAGCTTCCAACTATGGCTCAGACATTTCGAGAGGCTGGCTATCAAGCCACGGCCGTAGGTAAACTTCACGTCTACCCCCAGCGTAACCGGATAGGATTCGATGATGTGATCTTGGATGAAGAAGGCCGAACTCAGTACGGGGTCACCGACGATTATGAAACCTATTTAGGAAATACGGGGTACGTCGGACAGCACTTCCTTCATGGAATGGGTAACAACGAATACACGACTCGAGCCTGGCATTTACCTGAGGAGACTCACGTTACCAATTGGGCTACTAGAATGATGGCAAGGGCTATAAAACGTCGAGATCCAACCCGCCCTGGATTCTGGTTTCTTTCCTATCGGCATCCTCACCCACCTCTCGTTCCATTAGCAACCTATCTCGATCTTTACCGTGATATTGAATTAGATGATCCTTTTGTAGGGAACTGGGCTCAGTCGTCTACTCTACCATTCCCTCTTCAAGCAAAGACTGCGCAAACCAGGGATGTAGAATTAAATAACACAGTCCGGACTAAAATGGCACGCAGAGCATTCTATGCGCTTTGCACACATATTGACCACAGCATACGAATAATAATAGGCACTCTTCGAGAAGAGGGACTACTCGACAACTCCATAATCTGCTTCACCTCTGATCACGGTGATATGCTCGGGAACCACATGATGTGGGCTAAAAGACTATTTTACCAATGGTCAGCTAATATTCCAATGATTTTATTGGGAAGAGCTGGGGACGACAGAGTTCCAAGCAATTGCATAGATCACCGCCTAGTAGGCTGGCAAGACGTTATGCCCACCCTACTTGACCTAGCAGGCATCAAAATTCCAGATACAGTTGAAGGAATATCGATGTTAGGGGAAAAAAAACGAGCCTTTATCTATGGAGAAGTAGGAGAAGATGATCATGCCTGCCGCATGATTCGCGAAGGTCAATTTAAGTTGGTCTACTACCCAGTTGGAAACCATCTTCAGCTATTCGATCTACAAACAGATCCCAACGAATTGAACGATTTAGCATCCACCAAGAAACATCCTGAAATACTCGCATCATTGACTAGACGCTTGGTCGCACAACTCTACGGTGACGACAAATCGTGGTTCCATGATGGCAAACTAATCGGCAAACAGGATAAGACTTTTCAGCCAAGCTCGAACCGTGATCTGACCAGCCAAAGAGGGCATCACTTCCCGTCACCTCCCAAAACCGATATTTCCCAAATTCGATGGAATTAG
- the exbB_1 gene encoding Biopolymer transport protein ExbB gives MNWETVSWVLECEPLIGGIFTYFQHSNLAGKVIVLFLVLFSLIAWTVMIGKYLDLSRLRSLNRGLDRRLGKVESIVGLDPRFRSTAIGPYATLLKEALGAYHRSDASSSARIGYVENALQRGVAEVTIEYEKRMALLGSIVTGAPFLGLLGTVWGVMDAFGSIAMESSASIQILAPGVSGALLTTVAGLLVAIPSVFGYNFLLTLTKLMITEIENFASSLADRFEYEDSSRSDLSRHAGIK, from the coding sequence ATGAATTGGGAAACTGTTTCATGGGTTTTGGAATGTGAGCCACTGATAGGTGGCATTTTCACTTACTTTCAACACTCTAATTTGGCCGGGAAGGTCATTGTTTTATTTTTGGTTTTATTCAGTTTGATTGCTTGGACAGTCATGATCGGGAAATATCTCGATCTTTCCCGTCTCCGCTCATTGAATCGGGGACTTGATAGAAGATTAGGGAAGGTAGAGTCAATTGTGGGATTGGACCCAAGATTCCGAAGTACTGCTATCGGCCCGTATGCGACTCTACTTAAAGAAGCGCTTGGGGCGTATCATCGCTCTGATGCTTCGTCTTCGGCAAGAATCGGCTATGTTGAAAACGCTTTGCAACGAGGAGTGGCTGAAGTGACGATCGAGTATGAGAAGAGGATGGCGCTGCTAGGTTCAATTGTGACGGGTGCGCCCTTCCTAGGACTTCTCGGTACAGTTTGGGGAGTCATGGATGCCTTTGGGTCAATCGCGATGGAGAGTTCGGCAAGCATTCAGATTCTTGCGCCAGGTGTTTCAGGAGCTCTGCTCACCACTGTGGCGGGTCTCTTGGTTGCAATCCCTTCTGTATTTGGCTACAATTTTTTACTCACTCTTACGAAATTGATGATCACCGAAATTGAAAACTTTGCTAGTTCTTTGGCTGATAGATTTGAATACGAAGACTCTTCTCGATCAGACTTATCCCGGCACGCGGGGATAAAATAA
- the tmk gene encoding Thymidylate kinase yields the protein MAKKKTAANKKAKNDSQSLNRIVSTTDNGRDSNKSKGWLITFEGSEGCGKTTQIGRIATRFEGLGFNVVVAREPGGTEIGEEIRHLLKFAQPSHGIYPETELLLFAASRAQLVREVFLPSLKRGDIVLCDRFLDSTTVYQGVGRQIATDPVHMINNFSAGNIIPDVTVVIDLAAEIGFERIMHRVTSTPDRLEQETIGFYRKVREGYLMLAKATPDRFVVVDGTESRERIEERIWDELSQRII from the coding sequence ATGGCCAAAAAGAAAACTGCGGCTAACAAAAAGGCAAAAAATGATTCACAGAGCCTTAATCGTATAGTTTCAACCACCGACAATGGAAGGGACTCTAATAAATCGAAAGGATGGCTAATTACTTTCGAGGGTTCTGAAGGCTGCGGGAAAACCACCCAAATCGGTCGAATCGCCACTCGATTTGAAGGCTTGGGTTTCAATGTTGTAGTCGCTCGGGAACCAGGTGGTACCGAGATCGGTGAGGAGATAAGGCATCTCCTTAAATTTGCTCAACCCAGTCATGGAATCTATCCCGAAACTGAATTACTCCTTTTCGCTGCTAGTCGTGCCCAATTAGTCAGGGAAGTTTTCCTCCCCTCCTTAAAACGAGGGGACATCGTCCTATGCGACCGATTCCTTGACTCGACTACCGTCTACCAAGGGGTTGGCCGACAGATCGCCACAGACCCGGTTCATATGATCAACAACTTTTCAGCAGGAAACATAATTCCTGATGTCACGGTGGTCATCGATCTTGCTGCAGAAATTGGTTTCGAACGAATTATGCATCGTGTCACCAGTACTCCTGATCGTCTTGAACAAGAAACCATTGGATTCTATCGCAAAGTCAGAGAAGGGTACCTCATGCTGGCAAAGGCGACACCAGACCGTTTCGTCGTCGTTGATGGAACCGAGTCCCGCGAAAGGATCGAAGAGCGGATTTGGGATGAACTTAGTCAGCGGATTATCTGA
- the exbD_2 gene encoding Biopolymer transport protein ExbD — protein sequence MARTFHRQKRLGALSEINVTPLIDLAFALLIIFIITAPLLEQSIDLDLPTESADLMEGSDEDRHQSISLNAHGVIFWSEEIVDELQLKARLRDLGNKPFPPTIHLRADRNLPYQRVISVIDLIKENRLTRISLDTEVN from the coding sequence ATGGCTCGAACATTCCATCGCCAGAAGCGTCTTGGCGCCCTTTCCGAGATCAATGTGACGCCTTTGATCGACTTGGCTTTTGCTCTACTTATCATATTTATAATAACCGCTCCGTTGCTAGAGCAATCAATCGATCTGGATCTCCCGACCGAGTCAGCTGATTTAATGGAAGGATCAGACGAAGATCGCCATCAGTCTATTTCCCTTAATGCCCATGGTGTTATTTTTTGGAGTGAAGAGATTGTCGACGAGCTTCAGTTAAAGGCGCGCTTGCGCGATTTGGGAAACAAACCATTCCCACCGACAATTCATCTGCGTGCAGATCGAAATCTGCCCTACCAGCGTGTAATTTCAGTGATTGATTTGATTAAGGAGAACCGTTTGACACGAATCAGCCTCGATACTGAGGTGAATTAG
- the dnaX_2 gene encoding DNA polymerase III subunit tau yields MNLVSGLSEHLRYSRPVEVLERSLEKNRLAHAILLHSNSLPTLSEVALVIAQNLLSLSSQTKDHPDLFTLRPTGRGRQIKIEDTRRLIRSIQHSPNQANHKVAIIYEADRMNAAAANAFLKTLEEPPADTTVLLLSTKPYSLLATIRSRCFNFRLPIDSDGLDDSRWLNWLNDYVGWLERLLLNPRKGSEVALVIVILYGLVSRFLDLLENLADDHWKGEKISLPEGIEEEEIDAIKTGVRKGIRHRMLGELEQSTRDFALNKKHTHNSLLFRRLASSTEELEQVVGLLEVNLNEGTALEKFLLASLRIWSSLE; encoded by the coding sequence ATGAACTTAGTCAGCGGATTATCTGAGCACCTTCGCTACAGCCGACCGGTCGAAGTACTGGAACGCTCCCTGGAAAAGAATAGGTTGGCTCACGCTATTCTTCTCCACAGCAACAGTCTGCCAACACTTAGCGAAGTCGCCCTTGTCATCGCCCAAAACCTCCTATCCTTATCATCCCAAACTAAAGACCATCCCGATCTTTTTACGCTTCGTCCTACGGGAAGGGGCAGACAGATAAAAATTGAAGATACGCGAAGACTCATCCGCTCGATACAGCATTCCCCTAATCAAGCAAACCACAAAGTTGCTATCATTTATGAAGCAGACCGTATGAATGCCGCTGCTGCCAACGCCTTTCTAAAGACTCTTGAGGAACCACCAGCCGACACTACGGTTCTTCTCCTCTCCACCAAACCTTATAGCCTTCTCGCAACCATTCGCAGCCGTTGCTTTAATTTTCGGCTTCCGATAGACTCTGATGGCCTGGATGACAGTCGTTGGTTGAATTGGTTGAATGACTATGTAGGGTGGCTTGAACGATTGCTCCTTAATCCGAGAAAAGGTTCGGAAGTAGCACTGGTAATCGTTATACTCTATGGCCTCGTCTCTCGTTTTCTGGATTTACTCGAGAATCTCGCAGACGACCATTGGAAAGGTGAAAAAATCTCTCTACCAGAAGGGATTGAGGAAGAGGAAATAGATGCCATCAAAACCGGTGTCCGGAAGGGGATCCGACACAGGATGCTCGGAGAGCTGGAACAATCCACCCGAGATTTTGCTTTAAACAAAAAACACACTCATAATTCTTTATTGTTTAGAAGACTAGCCAGCTCCACTGAAGAATTGGAGCAGGTAGTCGGCCTTCTCGAAGTCAATCTTAATGAAGGTACTGCTCTCGAAAAGTTCCTCTTAGCTTCGCTCCGGATTTGGAGTAGCCTGGAATAG